One part of the Streptobacillus ratti genome encodes these proteins:
- the gyrA gene encoding DNA gyrase subunit A, protein MSNEELIYIEDEIKASYLDYSMSVIVSRALPDVRDGLKPVHRRILYAMDELKMSHNSPYKKSARLVGEVLGKYHPHGDSAVYNSMVRMAQDFNTRYMLVDGHGNFGSIDGDSAAAMRYTEARMSKIAEEMLTDINKDTIDWRKNFDESLDEPTVLPARLPNLLLNGTTGIAVGMATNIPPHNLGELSDGIIALIDNRDISIDELITHIKGPDFPTGGIIYGKSGIYSAYKTGRGKVRVSAKTEIITDKKGRQSIVITELPYQVNKANLIKRIGELVKDKIIVGISDLADLSNLEGIRIVIDIKKGEEAEIVLNKLLKFTDLQTTFGIIMLALVNNAPKILNLKEILEKYLEHRYDVITRKTIFDLNKAKDRAHILEGLRKALDHIDEIISTIRGSKTRALAKESLIEKFAFTEIQADAILDMRLHRLTGLAREEIDGEYDKLMLFITDLEDILARDERKYAIIKEEILEIKQKYGDARRTSIENDRYEINIEDLIKNEDVIVTITKRGYAKRMSLDSYKAQKRGGKGVSNTTTIEDDVLKDLFTAKTLDTLMVFSDKGKVYSIKVYEIPEVSKQARGKLIGNIIELDENEKISVIIPVDEVENDNRDLIFITRNGIAKKTKISEFKTINRNGKIAISFKDDEDEVKFVGITSGSEKDEIFISTKGGMAVRFKEENIRSMGRTAAGVRAIKLNANDEVVSADVIYTDNNVEEMSVLSVTSLGIGKKTLLSEYNTIKRGGKGVKNYNLERRSKEESENHYVVYSTIIDPSDENSENMELVAISTTGTVIRIKIKDLPVVGRNSKGVKIQSLKYKEYLVSADRVAAENSEEEEIIEE, encoded by the coding sequence ATGTCTAATGAAGAATTAATTTATATAGAAGATGAAATTAAGGCATCATATTTAGATTACTCTATGAGTGTTATAGTATCAAGGGCACTTCCAGATGTAAGAGATGGTTTAAAACCTGTACATAGAAGAATACTTTATGCTATGGATGAATTAAAAATGAGTCATAATAGTCCATATAAGAAGTCTGCAAGACTAGTTGGAGAAGTACTAGGGAAGTATCACCCACATGGAGATAGTGCAGTGTATAACTCTATGGTTAGAATGGCACAAGATTTTAATACTAGATATATGTTGGTAGACGGACATGGAAACTTCGGTTCTATAGACGGAGATAGTGCAGCTGCGATGAGATATACTGAGGCAAGAATGTCTAAAATTGCTGAAGAAATGTTGACAGATATTAACAAGGATACTATAGATTGGAGAAAAAACTTTGATGAAAGTTTAGATGAACCAACAGTACTTCCAGCTAGATTACCTAATTTACTTTTAAATGGTACTACGGGTATAGCAGTAGGAATGGCAACTAATATTCCACCTCATAACTTAGGGGAATTATCAGATGGTATAATTGCTTTAATAGATAATAGGGATATTAGTATAGATGAATTAATTACTCATATTAAAGGTCCTGATTTTCCAACAGGAGGTATAATATATGGTAAATCGGGTATATATTCAGCTTACAAAACAGGTAGAGGTAAGGTAAGAGTAAGTGCTAAAACAGAAATAATTACTGATAAAAAAGGTAGACAGAGCATAGTAATTACAGAATTACCATATCAGGTTAATAAGGCAAACTTAATTAAAAGAATAGGTGAACTTGTTAAAGATAAAATAATAGTTGGAATATCTGATTTAGCAGACCTTTCAAACTTAGAGGGTATAAGAATAGTTATAGATATTAAAAAAGGAGAAGAGGCAGAAATAGTACTTAATAAGCTACTTAAATTCACAGATCTTCAAACAACTTTTGGTATCATAATGCTTGCACTTGTTAATAATGCTCCTAAAATATTAAATCTAAAAGAAATTTTAGAAAAATATTTAGAACATAGATATGATGTTATTACAAGAAAAACAATATTTGATTTAAATAAGGCTAAAGATAGAGCTCATATTTTAGAGGGATTAAGAAAAGCTTTAGATCATATAGATGAAATAATATCAACTATTAGAGGAAGTAAGACAAGAGCCTTAGCTAAAGAATCATTAATAGAAAAATTTGCATTTACTGAGATACAAGCAGATGCTATTTTAGATATGAGATTACATAGATTAACAGGACTTGCAAGAGAAGAAATAGACGGAGAATATGATAAATTAATGCTATTTATTACAGATCTTGAAGATATACTTGCAAGAGATGAAAGAAAATATGCGATAATTAAGGAAGAAATATTAGAGATAAAACAAAAATATGGAGATGCTAGAAGAACTTCTATAGAAAATGATAGATATGAGATTAATATAGAAGATTTAATTAAAAACGAAGATGTAATAGTAACTATAACTAAGAGAGGATATGCTAAACGTATGTCGCTTGATAGTTATAAGGCACAAAAAAGAGGTGGAAAAGGAGTATCTAATACTACAACTATTGAAGATGATGTGCTAAAAGACCTATTTACAGCTAAAACTCTAGATACTTTAATGGTATTTAGTGATAAAGGTAAGGTATACTCTATTAAAGTTTATGAAATACCTGAGGTAAGTAAACAAGCAAGAGGAAAACTTATAGGAAATATTATAGAGCTTGATGAAAATGAAAAAATCTCAGTTATAATACCAGTAGATGAAGTAGAAAATGATAATAGAGATTTAATATTCATAACAAGAAATGGTATAGCTAAAAAGACTAAGATTTCTGAATTTAAAACGATAAATAGAAACGGTAAAATAGCTATTTCATTTAAAGATGATGAAGATGAAGTTAAATTTGTTGGAATAACATCTGGAAGTGAAAAAGATGAAATCTTTATATCAACTAAAGGTGGTATGGCAGTAAGATTTAAAGAAGAAAATATACGTTCTATGGGAAGAACTGCAGCAGGAGTAAGAGCTATTAAGTTAAATGCTAATGATGAAGTTGTATCAGCAGATGTAATATATACAGATAATAATGTAGAGGAAATGAGTGTATTAAGTGTTACTTCACTTGGTATAGGTAAGAAAACATTACTTTCAGAATACAACACTATCAAGAGAGGTGGAAAAGGAGTTAAAAACTATAATCTTGAAAGAAGAAGTAAAGAAGAAAGTGAAAATCATTATGTAGTATATTCAACTATAATAGATCCAAGTGATGAAAATTCAGAAAATATGGAACTTGTTGCAATATCTACTACAGGTACAGTAATACGTATTAAAATTAAAGATCTTCCAGTAGTAGGAAGAAATAGTAAAGGTGTAAAAATACAATCTCTTAAATACAAAGAATATTTAGTTTCAGCAGATAGAGTTGCAGCTGAAAATTCTGAAGAAGAGGAAATAATTGAAGAATAG
- the gyrB gene encoding DNA topoisomerase (ATP-hydrolyzing) subunit B, which yields MSEKNYGGESITVLEGLDAVRVRPGMYIGTTSSRGLHHLVWEIVDNSIDEALAGVCDTITVKMLPDSEIEIADNGRGIPTEIHKSGKSTLEVVMTVLHAGGKFDNSNYQFSGGLHGVGISVVNALSEKLEATVTRDGKVVRQIFSKGNAITEALEIGKAPAKAHGTTIKFKPDADIFETIQFDYDILQRRLKELAYLNQGIKIILIDSRKPEKVKEEIFHFEGGIVDFVTELVGEDKIIEDVIYMKDRVMLTEGEVDDEGNPIPDKYSEVEIAMIYKNSQSTIEYSFVNNINTSDGGTHVSGLRTALTRTINDLAREASSKNEFKGEDVREGLVYVLSLKFPEPQFESQTKAKLGSSEATSIVSGVFGSKLKMYLEDHPKDCKTIIDKIAISKQAREAAKRARDLVTKKNEFSLGGLPGKLADCQSKNPEESEIFIVEGDSAGGSAKQGRFKEYQAILPLRGKILNVEKANEHKILENSEIKAMITAFGAGFGDRFDIEKLRYHKIIIMTDADVDGAHIRTLMLTFFYRYLRELINNGHIYIAQPPLYKVTTKSGKKEQVKYAYSDDQLKNITRVLDEKLGVDNSGKNKYNVQRYKGLGEMNPDQLKETTMDPDVRTLLKVTLEDAQYADKMFSILMGDKVEPRREFIEEHANYVRNLDI from the coding sequence ATGTCAGAAAAAAATTATGGTGGAGAAAGCATTACGGTATTAGAGGGATTAGATGCCGTAAGGGTTAGACCAGGAATGTATATAGGGACAACTTCTTCAAGAGGATTACATCATTTAGTATGGGAAATAGTAGATAATAGTATAGATGAGGCTCTTGCTGGAGTGTGTGATACTATTACAGTTAAAATGCTTCCAGATTCAGAAATAGAAATAGCAGATAATGGTAGGGGAATTCCTACAGAAATTCATAAATCAGGTAAATCAACACTTGAAGTGGTAATGACAGTACTTCATGCTGGTGGAAAATTCGATAATTCAAACTATCAATTTTCAGGAGGACTTCATGGAGTTGGAATATCAGTAGTTAATGCCTTATCTGAAAAATTAGAAGCAACAGTTACTAGAGATGGAAAAGTTGTTAGACAAATATTTTCAAAGGGTAATGCAATCACAGAAGCTTTAGAAATAGGGAAAGCACCAGCTAAAGCTCATGGTACTACAATTAAATTTAAACCAGATGCAGATATTTTTGAAACTATACAATTTGATTATGATATTCTACAAAGAAGACTTAAAGAACTTGCTTATTTAAATCAAGGTATAAAGATAATATTAATAGATTCAAGAAAACCAGAAAAAGTTAAGGAAGAAATTTTTCACTTTGAGGGTGGTATAGTTGATTTTGTTACAGAACTTGTAGGAGAAGATAAAATCATTGAAGATGTAATATATATGAAAGATAGAGTAATGCTTACAGAGGGAGAAGTAGATGATGAGGGTAATCCTATACCTGATAAATATTCAGAAGTAGAAATAGCTATGATATATAAGAACTCACAATCTACAATAGAATATTCTTTTGTTAATAATATTAATACATCAGATGGTGGTACACATGTTTCTGGACTTAGAACAGCTTTAACTAGAACTATTAATGATTTAGCTAGAGAAGCTAGTAGTAAAAATGAATTTAAGGGAGAAGATGTAAGAGAGGGTCTAGTTTATGTATTAAGTTTAAAATTCCCAGAACCACAGTTTGAATCTCAAACTAAGGCAAAACTTGGTTCATCTGAGGCAACAAGTATAGTTTCAGGTGTATTTGGAAGTAAACTTAAAATGTATTTAGAAGATCATCCTAAAGATTGTAAAACTATTATAGATAAAATAGCTATATCTAAACAAGCAAGAGAGGCTGCAAAAAGAGCAAGAGATCTTGTAACTAAGAAAAATGAATTTAGTTTAGGTGGTCTTCCAGGTAAACTTGCAGACTGTCAATCAAAAAATCCAGAAGAATCAGAAATATTTATAGTCGAGGGAGATTCAGCTGGAGGATCTGCAAAACAAGGTAGATTTAAAGAATATCAAGCAATACTTCCATTACGTGGTAAGATACTTAATGTTGAAAAGGCTAATGAACATAAGATATTAGAAAATTCAGAAATAAAAGCTATGATTACAGCTTTTGGTGCTGGGTTTGGAGATAGATTTGATATAGAAAAATTAAGATATCATAAGATAATAATAATGACAGATGCCGATGTAGATGGAGCTCATATTAGAACACTTATGCTTACATTCTTTTATAGATATTTAAGAGAATTAATTAATAATGGACACATATATATAGCTCAACCACCGTTATATAAGGTTACAACTAAGAGTGGTAAAAAAGAACAAGTTAAATATGCGTATTCTGATGATCAATTAAAGAATATAACTAGGGTGCTTGATGAAAAATTAGGTGTAGATAATAGTGGAAAAAATAAATATAACGTGCAAAGATATAAAGGGCTTGGAGAGATGAATCCTGATCAATTAAAGGAAACAACGATGGATCCAGATGTTAGAACTTTATTAAAAGTTACACTAGAAGATGCACAATATGCAGATAAAATGTTCTCAATATTAATGGGAGATAAAGTAGAACCTAGAAGAGAGTTTATTGAAGAACATGCAAATTATGTAAGAAACTTAGATATATAG
- a CDS encoding RNA-binding S4 domain-containing protein, producing MRLDKFLKITRVVKRRTIANELCDSGNVSVNGDVKKALYSVKDGDKIEIKFYNRNFVVDVLKLPPESLRKEDIENYIKIEEIKG from the coding sequence ATGAGGCTTGATAAATTCTTAAAAATTACAAGAGTAGTTAAAAGAAGAACTATTGCAAATGAACTTTGTGATTCTGGGAATGTATCTGTTAATGGAGATGTTAAAAAGGCTCTTTATTCTGTCAAAGATGGAGATAAAATAGAAATAAAGTTCTATAATAGAAACTTTGTGGTTGATGTATTAAAATTACCCCCTGAGTCATTAAGAAAAGAAGATATAGAAAACTATATTAAAATAGAGGAAATTAAGGGATAA
- a CDS encoding YlmH/Sll1252 family protein → MNLNKDEFLKKIGDNEMAIKVFNALSMALEYQISVCTDIFITPNVYKKISGKYDNIYTYMRGYDRKQICFTPYEPEFNYTVIEIRINNKFREYTHKDFLGSIMGLNIKREMIGDIFVEDNIGYVLISNKVLDFVINNLKSIGKNDCDITQSERNDFSYNFKDIKINISSNRLDNFISDITNLSRSKATQLIEAGLVQIDYEICKEKNKEIRHNDILTIRKYGKYLVSEELEDSKKGKKRWIIKKYE, encoded by the coding sequence ATGAATTTAAATAAAGATGAATTTTTAAAAAAAATTGGCGATAATGAAATGGCTATAAAAGTTTTTAATGCTCTTTCTATGGCTTTAGAATATCAAATTAGTGTATGTACTGATATATTTATAACCCCTAATGTTTATAAGAAAATAAGTGGAAAATATGATAATATCTATACATATATGAGAGGTTATGACAGAAAACAAATCTGTTTTACACCTTATGAACCCGAATTTAATTATACTGTAATTGAAATTAGAATAAATAATAAATTTAGAGAATATACTCACAAAGATTTTCTAGGTTCTATTATGGGATTAAATATTAAAAGAGAAATGATAGGCGATATATTTGTAGAAGATAATATAGGTTATGTATTGATATCTAATAAAGTCTTAGATTTTGTGATAAATAATCTTAAATCTATAGGGAAAAATGATTGTGATATAACTCAAAGTGAAAGGAATGATTTTTCATATAATTTTAAAGATATTAAAATCAATATTAGTTCTAATAGACTAGATAATTTCATAAGTGATATTACTAATTTATCGAGAAGTAAGGCAACTCAGTTAATAGAAGCTGGGCTAGTTCAAATAGATTATGAAATATGTAAGGAAAAAAATAAGGAAATAAGGCATAATGATATATTAACCATAAGAAAATATGGTAAATATTTAGTGTCTGAGGAACTAGAAGATAGTAAAAAAGGTAAGAAAAGATGGATAATTAAAAAATATGAATAA